A DNA window from Hordeum vulgare subsp. vulgare chromosome 1H, MorexV3_pseudomolecules_assembly, whole genome shotgun sequence contains the following coding sequences:
- the LOC123445230 gene encoding nuclear transcription factor Y subunit B-3-like isoform X2: protein MSDAPASPPGGGNGGGGGGVGSDDGGGGGYGGVREQDRFLPIANISRIMKKAIPANGKIAKDAKETVQECVSEFISFITSEASDKCQREKRKTINGDDLLWAMATLGFEEYIEPLKVYLQKYRETEGDSKLAGKSGDVSVKKDALGPHGGASAQGYHNGDISN, encoded by the exons ATGTCGGacgcgccggcgagccccccgggCGGCGGGaacgggggaggagggggaggggtgggcagcgacgacggcggcggcggcggatatgGCGGCGTCAGGGAGCAGGACAGGTTCCTGCCCATCGCCAACATCAGCCGCATCATGAAGAAGGCCATCCCGGCCAACGGCAAGATCGCCAAGGACGCCAAGGAGACCGTGCAGGAGTGCGTCTCCGAGTTCATCTCCTTCATCACCAGCGA GGCCAGCGACAAGTGCCAGAGGGAGAAGCGCAAGACCATCAACGGCGACGACCTGCTCTGGGCGATGGCCACGCTCGGGTTTGAGGAGTACATCGAGCCCCTCAAGGTTTATCTGCAGAAGTACAGAGAG ACGGAG GGTGATAGTAAGCTAGCTGGGAAGTCTGGCGACGTCTCTGTTAAAAAGGATGCACTTGGTCCTCATGGAGGAGCAAGTGCGCAAGGG TACCATAATGGGGACATCTCAAACTGA
- the LOC123445247 gene encoding uncharacterized protein LOC123445247 isoform X2, producing the protein MGSSPVAVASPDPGGDAGPKQDSDAAGPAGDSDVAMAEASEEVAAVAEVKEEGPALARGGELTAGAVPDAPDAGRQEADAAAAAAVNPLYATEAAGMVVAEGCGDGDPINGLGSGSSDIKAGTLTGEPEWKPVTAGDVAGGSATSEQAEAESSELGEYHVNATPVAVAGSEGQDNGVAHFEEELQNGSAKSAQCSRYSLPPLEKEGFRVSDLVWGKVKSHPWWPGEIFDPSNASELALKHQKKGGRLVAYFGDNSFAWCDDSQLKPFVTDYSQMEKQSSADSFVGSVNYALEELSRRILSGMSCSCLPEELSDNGMSYMVENAGLKDGVTCSAVNRSEILASFSPESLLQYVKSLALFPGQGGDLLELVIACSQLTSFYRSKGCPELASFQTGSAWVEDGTDTSPIENVVVEEVVISEVPPPEVKPKRGRGRPRKHKPEDKLELPGKKKPAVAVERQMIKDFDDKKRSLDSFEDLGTKSPTGRSFKIGECIRRAANQLTGPSSIVKSQNENTAEAENAEFDVSSDDDAAANALTVEKCAKRRRLHSHHLADPKELFSQLCSVAIEPTDGYNFPALTISYFSDFRNYIVSVATEASIIEKSTSKRRRKKRVLPSPELETTDHMQDSYWSGLSLLNHPIHSLKRASTNTRPRRRRKSSHETDLSAVQDQQMAPKKQIQVIERSIIHVDEKIVDEWKPTALVLNFGRSTDLLSETDLIKKFGRYGPLKESEIDVQKSTNTVKIVFKKRADAERAFSAAGKYGTLGPSLRSYRLVNMPFSLGESEPNKSEACPGDHGPELPGPTEPKVSLDAVKDNQVDKTEKAEAVQASSGEQVEAVKKTCQAEPGKQSSGAQVETVQQACQPEADAVMKTGKNAADLTELSDQIATTDVTAQTMKIQAPKDAVEIPCDVKLEDEALTEESVDQVATEQVKVPSDAVPDTSKVQPETPIEQEGTAAEAAQDLTEVSVQEADLKKQIVEPRTAEIEAEQVSCPEQTVQVEDVIDASGGHTNVGRKTAEEITMTEVMVGGSVESKVVAPVEETVEDKATAGTLGEAIEGKSTAEAPGDETENTDAAESLGGEVGVGEATGDSPDERVAVEALAGMSAQGETAAEAADAEITTAGKTAEGVSVGVRTAKKPVKGATVEAPGKKATPAKKPVEDATVEARDEKAATAKKTTEDAKVEAPDEKAMTAEDDAMA; encoded by the exons ATGGGCTCGAGCCCCGTGGCCGTCGCGTCCCCGGATCCGGGGGGAGACGCCGGCCCCAAGCAGGATTCTGATGCCGCGGGGCCGGCGGGAGATTCTGATGTGGCCATGGCCGAGGCCTCCGAGGAGGTGGCTGCTGTCGCTGAGGTGAAGGAGGAGGGGCCTGCCCTGGCCCGGGGTGGCGAGCTCACCGCGGGTGCTGTTCCAGATGCGCCAGATGCCGGCCGCCAAGAGGCAGATGCGGCTGCCGCGGCGGCGGTTAATCCCTTGTACGCCACTGAGGCAGCTGGCATGGTTGTCGCAGAAGGATGTGGGGATGGTGATCCCATCAACGGTCTTGGAAGCGGCAGCAGCGACATAAAGGCTGGAACTTTGACCGGCGAGCCTGAGTGGAAGCCAGTCACGGCAGGAGATGTTGCTGGCGGTTCTGCTACTTCTGAGCAAGCCGAAGCCG AATCCAGTGAACTCGGAGAATATCATGTCAATGCAACCCCTGTGGCTGTGGCAGGAAGTGAAGGGCAGGATAATGGTGTAGCACATTTCGAGGAGGAACTACAGAATGGTTCTGCAAAATCTGCTCAGTGCTCCAGATACTCCCTTCCTCCTCTTGAAAAAGAAGGCTTTAGAGTTTCTGATCTTGTCTGGGGTAAAGTAAAAAGCCACCCTTGGTGGCCTGGTGAGATCTTTGATCCTTCAAATGCATCTGAGTTGGCATTGAAGCACCAGAAAAAGGGCGGTCGTTTGGTTGCATATTTTGGTGACAACAGTTTTGCATGGTGCGACGATTCCCAGTTGAAGCCTTTTGTAACAGACTATTCACAGATGGAGAAACAGAGTAGTGCGGATTCCTTTGTCGGTTCTGTCAATTATGCACTTGAAGAACTTTCAAGGCGGATACTGTCGGGGATGAGCTGTTCTTGCCTGCCAGAAGAGCTCTCTGACAATGGAATGTCATATATGGTTGAGAATGCTGGGCTCAAGGATGGAGTTACATGCTCAGCAGTCAACCGGTCTGAGATCCTGGCATCTTTTAGTCCAGAAAGCCTTCTTCAGTATGTTAAGTCGCTAGCTCTATTCCCTGGTCAAGGTGGTGATCTGCTAGAGTTAGTGATAGCTTGTTCTCAGCTTACATCTTTCTATCGATCTAAGGGATGCCCTGAACTAGCATCCTTCCAGACTGGCAGTGCATGGGTTGAGGATGGTACAGATACTTCTCCCATCGAAAATGTAGTGGTTGAGGAAGTTGTCATCAGTGAAGTGCCTCCTCCCGAGGTCAAGCCCAAAAGAGGCAGGGGGAGACCTCGCAAACACAAGCCTGAGGATAAACTGGAGTTGCCAGGGAAGAAGAAGCCTGCAGTTGCAGTGGAAAGACAAATGATCAAGGACTTTGATGATAAGAAAAGAAGTCTTGACTCGTTTGAAGATTTGGGTACAAAGTCACCAACGGGTCGTTCTTTCAAGATTGGGGAGTGCATTCGGCGAGCTGCAAACCAGCTGACCGGGCCTTCGTCCATTGTAAAATCCCAGAATGAAAATACTGCTGAAGCAGAGAATGCAGAATTTGATGTCTCTAGTGATGATGATGCGGCTGCGAATGCACTTACTGTGGAGAAGTGTGCAAAGAGGAGACGCTTGCATAGCCATCACCTTGCGGACCCCAAGGAGTTATTCTCTCAGCTTTGCTCAGTTGCCATAGAGCCAACGGATGGTTACAACTTCCCGGCACTGACAATCAGTTACTTCAGTGATTTCAGGAATTATATTGTCTCTGTTGCTACTGAAGCAAGCATTATCGAAAAAAGTACatcaaagaggaggagaaagaagagggtTTTGCCTTCTCCTGAGCTAGAGACTACTGATCATATGCAGGACTCCTACTGGTCTGGTTTGAGTTTGCTTAATCACCCGATTCACAGCCTCAAAAGAGCTTCTACCAACACGAGGCCAAGGCGTAGGCGCAAGTCATCACATGAAACAGATTTGTCCGCTGTACAAGATCAGCAGATGGCTCCTAAGAAACAGATACAAGTGATAGAAAGATCAATTATCCATGTTGACGAAAAGATAGTCGACGAGTGGAAGCCCACCGCACTTGTTTTAAACTTTGGCAGGTCAACTGATCTTCTCTCAGAAACTGATCTGATCAAGAAATTCGGTCGCTATGGCCCACTGAAAGAATCTGAAATTGATGTGCAAAAGAGCACGAATACTGTTAAAATTGTGTTCAAAAAGCGTGCTGATGCTGAAAGGGCTTTCAGCGCTGCTGGGAAGTATGGCACTCTTGGTCCCTCACTTCGTAGCTATCGTCTAGTGAATATGCCATTTTCTCTAGGAGAGTCAGAACCGAATAAATCTGAGGCGTGCCCTGGAGATCATGGCCCAGAGCTTCCTG GTCCAACTGAGCCCAAAGTTTCACTGGATGCTGTGAAAGATAACCAGGTTGACAAAACTGAGAAAGCTGAAGCTGTACAAGCATCATCAGGTGAACAAGTTGAGGCTGTCAAGAAAACATGCCAAGCTGAACCTGGAAAGCAATCATCAGGTGCCCAAGTTGAGACCGTCCAGCAAGCATGCCAACCTGAAGCTGATGCTGTTATGAAAACAGGAAAAAATGCTGCCGACCTAACTGAGCTGTCTGACCAAATTGCAACAACTGATGTAACTGCGCAAACAATGAAAATTCAAGCTCCAAAAGATGCAGTTGAAATTCCTTGCGATGTGAAGCTGGAAGATGAAGCATTGACTGAAGAATCTGTAGATCAAGTTGCAACTGAGCAAGTCAAAGTTCCATCAGATGCTGTACCCGACACTTCAAAAGTTCAACCAGAAACACCAATCGAACAAGAGGGCACAGCAGCAGAAGCAGCTCAAGACCTAACTGAAGTGTCTGTCCAAGAAGCTGATTTGAAAAAGCAAATTGTGGAACCCAGAACTGCTGAAATAGAAGCGGAACAAGTCAGCTGTCCCGAGCAAACTGTTCAAGTGGAAGATGTAATCGACGCATCAGGTGGACACACCAATGTGGGCAGAAAAACTGCAGAAGAGATAACTATGACTGAAGTCATGGTTGGGGGATCTGTGGAGTCAAAAGTCGTAGCACCAGTTGAG GAAACTGTGGAAGACAAAGCTACTGCAGGGACACTTGGGGAGGCTATAGAAGGTAAATCTACTGCTGAAGCACCAGGTGATGAAACGGAAAACACAGATGCAGCTGAATCACTGGGTGGGGAGGTTGGTGTAGGTGAAGCCACAGGTGATTCACCAGATGAGAGAGTTGCTGTTGAAGCACTTGCCGGTATGTCCGCCCAAGGTGAAACAGCTGCCGAAGCAGCTGATGCTGAAATTACAACAGCTGGAAAAACTGCAGAGGGTGTCAGTGTCGGTGTTAGAACAGCCAAGAAACCTGTAAAGGGTGCCACGGTTGAAGCACCAGGTAAGAAGGCCACACCAGCAAAGAAACCAGTGGAGGATGCCACGGTTGAAGCGCGAGATGAGAAAGCTGCGACAGCCAAGAAAACCACCGAGGATGCGAAGGTCGAAGCGCCAGATGAGAAAGCTATGACAGCCGAGGATGACGCCATGGCATAG
- the LOC123445247 gene encoding uncharacterized protein LOC123445247 isoform X1 encodes MGSSPVAVASPDPGGDAGPKQDSDAAGPAGDSDVAMAEASEEVAAVAEVKEEGPALARGGELTAGAVPDAPDAGRQEADAAAAAAVNPLYATEAAGMVVAEGCGDGDPINGLGSGSSDIKAGTLTGEPEWKPVTAGDVAGGSATSEQAEAESSELGEYHVNATPVAVAGSEGQDNGVAHFEEELQNGSAKSAQCSRYSLPPLEKEGFRVSDLVWGKVKSHPWWPGEIFDPSNASELALKHQKKGGRLVAYFGDNSFAWCDDSQLKPFVTDYSQMEKQSSADSFVGSVNYALEELSRRILSGMSCSCLPEELSDNGMSYMVENAGLKDGVTCSAVNRSEILASFSPESLLQYVKSLALFPGQGGDLLELVIACSQLTSFYRSKGCPELASFQTGSAWVEDGTDTSPIENVVVEEVVISEVPPPEVKPKRGRGRPRKHKPEDKLELPGKKKPAVAVERQMIKDFDDKKRSLDSFEDLGTKSPTGRSFKIGECIRRAANQLTGPSSIVKSQNENTAEAENAEFDVSSDDDAAANALTVEKCAKRRRLHSHHLADPKELFSQLCSVAIEPTDGYNFPALTISYFSDFRNYIVSVATEASIIEKSTSKRRRKKRVLPSPELETTDHMQDSYWSGLSLLNHPIHSLKRASTNTRPRRRRKSSHETDLSAVQDQQMAPKKQIQVIERSIIHVDEKIVDEWKPTALVLNFGRSTDLLSETDLIKKFGRYGPLKESEIDVQKSTNTVKIVFKKRADAERAFSAAGKYGTLGPSLRSYRLVNMPFSLGESEPNKSEACPGDHGPELPGPTEPKVSLDAVKDNQVDKTEKAEAVQASSGEQVEAVKKTCQAEPGKQSSGAQVETVQQACQPEADAVMKTGKNAADLTELSDQIATTDVTAQTMKIQAPKDAVEIPCDVKLEDEALTEESVDQVATEQVKVPSDAVPDTSKVQPETPIEQEGTAAEAAQDLTEVSVQEADLKKQIVEPRTAEIEAEQVSCPEQTVQVEDVIDASGGHTNVGRKTAEEITMTEVMVGGSVESKVVAPVEETVEDKATAGTLGEAIEGKSTAEAPGDETENTDAADSLGEETVEDKATAGTLGEAIEGKSTAEAPGDETENTDAAESLGGEVGVGEATGDSPDERVAVEALAGMSAQGETAAEAADAEITTAGKTAEGVSVGVRTAKKPVKGATVEAPGKKATPAKKPVEDATVEARDEKAATAKKTTEDAKVEAPDEKAMTAEDDAMA; translated from the exons ATGGGCTCGAGCCCCGTGGCCGTCGCGTCCCCGGATCCGGGGGGAGACGCCGGCCCCAAGCAGGATTCTGATGCCGCGGGGCCGGCGGGAGATTCTGATGTGGCCATGGCCGAGGCCTCCGAGGAGGTGGCTGCTGTCGCTGAGGTGAAGGAGGAGGGGCCTGCCCTGGCCCGGGGTGGCGAGCTCACCGCGGGTGCTGTTCCAGATGCGCCAGATGCCGGCCGCCAAGAGGCAGATGCGGCTGCCGCGGCGGCGGTTAATCCCTTGTACGCCACTGAGGCAGCTGGCATGGTTGTCGCAGAAGGATGTGGGGATGGTGATCCCATCAACGGTCTTGGAAGCGGCAGCAGCGACATAAAGGCTGGAACTTTGACCGGCGAGCCTGAGTGGAAGCCAGTCACGGCAGGAGATGTTGCTGGCGGTTCTGCTACTTCTGAGCAAGCCGAAGCCG AATCCAGTGAACTCGGAGAATATCATGTCAATGCAACCCCTGTGGCTGTGGCAGGAAGTGAAGGGCAGGATAATGGTGTAGCACATTTCGAGGAGGAACTACAGAATGGTTCTGCAAAATCTGCTCAGTGCTCCAGATACTCCCTTCCTCCTCTTGAAAAAGAAGGCTTTAGAGTTTCTGATCTTGTCTGGGGTAAAGTAAAAAGCCACCCTTGGTGGCCTGGTGAGATCTTTGATCCTTCAAATGCATCTGAGTTGGCATTGAAGCACCAGAAAAAGGGCGGTCGTTTGGTTGCATATTTTGGTGACAACAGTTTTGCATGGTGCGACGATTCCCAGTTGAAGCCTTTTGTAACAGACTATTCACAGATGGAGAAACAGAGTAGTGCGGATTCCTTTGTCGGTTCTGTCAATTATGCACTTGAAGAACTTTCAAGGCGGATACTGTCGGGGATGAGCTGTTCTTGCCTGCCAGAAGAGCTCTCTGACAATGGAATGTCATATATGGTTGAGAATGCTGGGCTCAAGGATGGAGTTACATGCTCAGCAGTCAACCGGTCTGAGATCCTGGCATCTTTTAGTCCAGAAAGCCTTCTTCAGTATGTTAAGTCGCTAGCTCTATTCCCTGGTCAAGGTGGTGATCTGCTAGAGTTAGTGATAGCTTGTTCTCAGCTTACATCTTTCTATCGATCTAAGGGATGCCCTGAACTAGCATCCTTCCAGACTGGCAGTGCATGGGTTGAGGATGGTACAGATACTTCTCCCATCGAAAATGTAGTGGTTGAGGAAGTTGTCATCAGTGAAGTGCCTCCTCCCGAGGTCAAGCCCAAAAGAGGCAGGGGGAGACCTCGCAAACACAAGCCTGAGGATAAACTGGAGTTGCCAGGGAAGAAGAAGCCTGCAGTTGCAGTGGAAAGACAAATGATCAAGGACTTTGATGATAAGAAAAGAAGTCTTGACTCGTTTGAAGATTTGGGTACAAAGTCACCAACGGGTCGTTCTTTCAAGATTGGGGAGTGCATTCGGCGAGCTGCAAACCAGCTGACCGGGCCTTCGTCCATTGTAAAATCCCAGAATGAAAATACTGCTGAAGCAGAGAATGCAGAATTTGATGTCTCTAGTGATGATGATGCGGCTGCGAATGCACTTACTGTGGAGAAGTGTGCAAAGAGGAGACGCTTGCATAGCCATCACCTTGCGGACCCCAAGGAGTTATTCTCTCAGCTTTGCTCAGTTGCCATAGAGCCAACGGATGGTTACAACTTCCCGGCACTGACAATCAGTTACTTCAGTGATTTCAGGAATTATATTGTCTCTGTTGCTACTGAAGCAAGCATTATCGAAAAAAGTACatcaaagaggaggagaaagaagagggtTTTGCCTTCTCCTGAGCTAGAGACTACTGATCATATGCAGGACTCCTACTGGTCTGGTTTGAGTTTGCTTAATCACCCGATTCACAGCCTCAAAAGAGCTTCTACCAACACGAGGCCAAGGCGTAGGCGCAAGTCATCACATGAAACAGATTTGTCCGCTGTACAAGATCAGCAGATGGCTCCTAAGAAACAGATACAAGTGATAGAAAGATCAATTATCCATGTTGACGAAAAGATAGTCGACGAGTGGAAGCCCACCGCACTTGTTTTAAACTTTGGCAGGTCAACTGATCTTCTCTCAGAAACTGATCTGATCAAGAAATTCGGTCGCTATGGCCCACTGAAAGAATCTGAAATTGATGTGCAAAAGAGCACGAATACTGTTAAAATTGTGTTCAAAAAGCGTGCTGATGCTGAAAGGGCTTTCAGCGCTGCTGGGAAGTATGGCACTCTTGGTCCCTCACTTCGTAGCTATCGTCTAGTGAATATGCCATTTTCTCTAGGAGAGTCAGAACCGAATAAATCTGAGGCGTGCCCTGGAGATCATGGCCCAGAGCTTCCTG GTCCAACTGAGCCCAAAGTTTCACTGGATGCTGTGAAAGATAACCAGGTTGACAAAACTGAGAAAGCTGAAGCTGTACAAGCATCATCAGGTGAACAAGTTGAGGCTGTCAAGAAAACATGCCAAGCTGAACCTGGAAAGCAATCATCAGGTGCCCAAGTTGAGACCGTCCAGCAAGCATGCCAACCTGAAGCTGATGCTGTTATGAAAACAGGAAAAAATGCTGCCGACCTAACTGAGCTGTCTGACCAAATTGCAACAACTGATGTAACTGCGCAAACAATGAAAATTCAAGCTCCAAAAGATGCAGTTGAAATTCCTTGCGATGTGAAGCTGGAAGATGAAGCATTGACTGAAGAATCTGTAGATCAAGTTGCAACTGAGCAAGTCAAAGTTCCATCAGATGCTGTACCCGACACTTCAAAAGTTCAACCAGAAACACCAATCGAACAAGAGGGCACAGCAGCAGAAGCAGCTCAAGACCTAACTGAAGTGTCTGTCCAAGAAGCTGATTTGAAAAAGCAAATTGTGGAACCCAGAACTGCTGAAATAGAAGCGGAACAAGTCAGCTGTCCCGAGCAAACTGTTCAAGTGGAAGATGTAATCGACGCATCAGGTGGACACACCAATGTGGGCAGAAAAACTGCAGAAGAGATAACTATGACTGAAGTCATGGTTGGGGGATCTGTGGAGTCAAAAGTCGTAGCACCAGTTGAGGAAACTGTGGAAGACAAAGCTACTGCAGGGACACTTGGGGAGGCTATAGAAGGTAAATCTACAGCTGAAGCACCAGGTGATGAAACGGAAAACACAGATGCAGCTGATTCACTGGGTGAGGAAACTGTGGAAGACAAAGCTACTGCAGGGACACTTGGGGAGGCTATAGAAGGTAAATCTACTGCTGAAGCACCAGGTGATGAAACGGAAAACACAGATGCAGCTGAATCACTGGGTGGGGAGGTTGGTGTAGGTGAAGCCACAGGTGATTCACCAGATGAGAGAGTTGCTGTTGAAGCACTTGCCGGTATGTCCGCCCAAGGTGAAACAGCTGCCGAAGCAGCTGATGCTGAAATTACAACAGCTGGAAAAACTGCAGAGGGTGTCAGTGTCGGTGTTAGAACAGCCAAGAAACCTGTAAAGGGTGCCACGGTTGAAGCACCAGGTAAGAAGGCCACACCAGCAAAGAAACCAGTGGAGGATGCCACGGTTGAAGCGCGAGATGAGAAAGCTGCGACAGCCAAGAAAACCACCGAGGATGCGAAGGTCGAAGCGCCAGATGAGAAAGCTATGACAGCCGAGGATGACGCCATGGCATAG
- the LOC123445230 gene encoding nuclear transcription factor Y subunit B-3-like isoform X1, with the protein MSDAPASPPGGGNGGGGGGVGSDDGGGGGYGGVREQDRFLPIANISRIMKKAIPANGKIAKDAKETVQECVSEFISFITSEASDKCQREKRKTINGDDLLWAMATLGFEEYIEPLKVYLQKYRETEGDSKLAGKSGDVSVKKDALGPHGGASAQGMGQQVAYNPGMVYMQPQYHNGDISN; encoded by the exons ATGTCGGacgcgccggcgagccccccgggCGGCGGGaacgggggaggagggggaggggtgggcagcgacgacggcggcggcggcggatatgGCGGCGTCAGGGAGCAGGACAGGTTCCTGCCCATCGCCAACATCAGCCGCATCATGAAGAAGGCCATCCCGGCCAACGGCAAGATCGCCAAGGACGCCAAGGAGACCGTGCAGGAGTGCGTCTCCGAGTTCATCTCCTTCATCACCAGCGA GGCCAGCGACAAGTGCCAGAGGGAGAAGCGCAAGACCATCAACGGCGACGACCTGCTCTGGGCGATGGCCACGCTCGGGTTTGAGGAGTACATCGAGCCCCTCAAGGTTTATCTGCAGAAGTACAGAGAG ACGGAG GGTGATAGTAAGCTAGCTGGGAAGTCTGGCGACGTCTCTGTTAAAAAGGATGCACTTGGTCCTCATGGAGGAGCAAGTGCGCAAGGG ATGGGCCAACAAGTAGCATACAATCCAGGAATGGTTTATATGCAACCTCAG TACCATAATGGGGACATCTCAAACTGA